One window of Oscillibacter hominis genomic DNA carries:
- a CDS encoding ComF family protein: MSFLDLLFPPKCPFCQKVQNAPGICPACRQSLPWAEPLVKEGAGFGRCAAPLRYEGSVREAILRFKFNGKISGAELFGDFLASAAAEAFAGEFDCVTWVPVSRRRLRKRGFDQAQMLAEAASAHWEEKPLRLLRKVQDNPAQSGQSSASARRANVLGVYEPLPEARGRRILLIDDVITTGSTLAECVKVLRLAGAEQVVCAAVAQTTFANNAQNRT; the protein is encoded by the coding sequence GTGAGTTTTCTGGACTTGCTGTTTCCGCCCAAGTGTCCCTTCTGCCAAAAGGTGCAAAACGCGCCGGGCATCTGTCCCGCGTGCAGGCAGTCGCTTCCCTGGGCGGAGCCGCTGGTGAAGGAGGGCGCGGGCTTCGGCCGGTGCGCCGCACCGCTGCGCTATGAGGGCAGCGTCCGCGAGGCGATTCTGCGCTTCAAATTCAACGGGAAGATTTCCGGGGCCGAGCTCTTCGGCGACTTTTTGGCCTCCGCCGCGGCGGAGGCCTTTGCCGGTGAGTTCGACTGCGTCACCTGGGTGCCCGTCTCCCGCAGGCGTTTGAGAAAGCGGGGCTTTGACCAGGCGCAGATGCTGGCGGAAGCCGCGTCCGCCCACTGGGAAGAAAAGCCGCTCCGGCTTTTGCGAAAGGTGCAGGATAACCCCGCCCAATCCGGACAGAGCAGCGCCTCGGCCAGGCGGGCCAATGTGCTGGGCGTCTACGAACCGCTGCCGGAGGCAAGAGGCAGGCGTATTTTGCTCATCGATGATGTGATTACAACCGGGAGCACGCTGGCAGAATGTGTCAAAGTGCTGCGCCTCGCGGGAGCCGAACAGGTGGTGTGTGCCGCCGTGGCGCAGACCACCTTTGCAAACAATGCACAAAACCGCACATAA
- the mreB gene encoding rod shape-determining protein, which translates to MCSLAKDIGIDLGTASVLVYVKGKGVVLNEPSVVALDKNTGKLLKVGADAQAMLGRTPGNIIAIRPLREGVISDYDMTERMLKEFIHKVAGFQFFKPRVIICVPSGITEVEERAVIDAGIQAGARKVFLIEEPVAAAIGAGIDITQPDGHMVVDVGGGTADIAVISLSGVVESCSIKIAGDQLNEAVVKYMRRKHNLLIGERTAEDMKIKIGCVFPKEEEETIDVKGRCLLTGLPRVVTVSSTEMMDAFEEPVERIMEAIHSVLERTPPELVADISTNGIVMTGGGSLVAGFDKLVTARTGIHTVIAEDAISCVALGTGKSLDSLNNMQDGTMNLSRRKQMN; encoded by the coding sequence ATGTGCTCTCTGGCAAAAGACATCGGGATCGACTTGGGCACCGCATCGGTGCTGGTATATGTGAAGGGCAAGGGCGTTGTGCTCAATGAGCCCTCCGTGGTGGCACTGGACAAGAACACGGGCAAGCTCCTGAAGGTGGGCGCGGACGCCCAGGCCATGCTGGGCCGTACCCCCGGCAACATCATCGCCATCCGCCCCCTGCGGGAGGGCGTGATTTCCGACTACGACATGACGGAGCGGATGCTCAAGGAATTCATCCACAAGGTGGCCGGGTTCCAGTTTTTCAAGCCCCGCGTCATCATCTGCGTGCCCTCCGGCATCACCGAGGTGGAGGAGCGCGCCGTCATCGACGCGGGCATCCAGGCCGGTGCCAGGAAGGTCTTCCTGATTGAGGAACCTGTGGCGGCTGCCATCGGCGCGGGCATTGACATCACCCAGCCGGACGGCCATATGGTGGTGGACGTGGGCGGCGGCACCGCGGACATCGCCGTCATCTCCCTCAGCGGCGTGGTGGAGTCCTGCTCCATCAAGATCGCCGGCGACCAGCTCAATGAGGCAGTGGTCAAGTATATGCGCCGCAAACACAACCTGCTCATCGGTGAGCGCACCGCGGAGGATATGAAGATCAAGATCGGCTGCGTCTTCCCCAAGGAAGAGGAGGAGACCATCGACGTCAAGGGCCGCTGCCTGCTGACCGGCCTGCCCCGGGTGGTCACCGTCAGCTCCACGGAGATGATGGACGCCTTTGAAGAGCCGGTGGAGCGCATCATGGAGGCCATCCACTCCGTGCTGGAGCGCACGCCCCCCGAGCTGGTGGCGGATATCTCCACCAACGGCATTGTCATGACCGGCGGCGGCAGCCTGGTTGCCGGATTCGACAAACTGGTCACCGCCCGCACCGGCATCCACACGGTCATCGCCGAGGACGCCATCTCCTGTGTGGCCCTGGGAACGGGCAAGAGTCTGGACTCCCTCAACAATATGCAGGACGGCACCATGAACCTGAGCCGCCGCAAACAGATGAACTGA
- a CDS encoding 2-hydroxyacid dehydrogenase produces the protein MKLLILGKPDHYRHFLPDLPITRQAEAVYRSFRCSEEELAEAGKGAEVLCVNPTNTVTASLMDRLPQLKLIQSEGVGFDRVDLKAAAERNIYVCNAAGCNATAVAEQAVLLMLMLLRRAIPYDKATREGQETPILRQLMLSPLTELGECAVGLVGFGSIAKETARRLNAFGCTVYYNAPHRRTEAEERSWGVTYLPLEELAERSDIVSLHCPANDSTRNLVDSAFLGRMKPTAYLINTARGDVVDSEALRCALLEGRLAGAGIDTLSPEPVPRDHPLIDIPEELRDRIVYSPHIAGVTRTFFRKGHRILWENVARVAAGERPEHIVNGL, from the coding sequence ATGAAGCTGTTGATTTTAGGCAAGCCCGACCACTACCGCCACTTCCTCCCGGACCTGCCCATCACCCGTCAGGCGGAGGCCGTCTACCGCAGCTTCCGCTGCTCGGAGGAGGAGCTGGCGGAGGCCGGCAAGGGGGCGGAGGTTCTGTGCGTCAACCCCACCAACACGGTCACCGCCTCCCTGATGGACCGCCTTCCCCAACTGAAGCTGATCCAGTCGGAGGGTGTGGGCTTTGACCGGGTGGACCTGAAGGCCGCTGCGGAGCGGAACATCTATGTCTGCAACGCGGCGGGCTGCAACGCCACAGCCGTGGCTGAGCAGGCAGTCCTGCTGATGCTGATGCTCCTGCGCCGGGCCATCCCCTACGACAAGGCCACCCGGGAGGGACAGGAGACGCCCATTCTCCGCCAGCTGATGCTCTCGCCCCTGACGGAGCTGGGTGAGTGCGCCGTGGGTCTCGTGGGCTTTGGCAGCATTGCCAAGGAGACGGCCCGGCGGCTGAATGCCTTTGGCTGCACCGTCTACTACAACGCCCCCCACCGCCGCACCGAAGCGGAGGAGCGCTCCTGGGGCGTCACCTACCTGCCCCTGGAGGAGCTGGCTGAGCGGAGCGACATCGTCAGCCTCCACTGCCCGGCCAACGACTCCACCCGCAACCTGGTGGACAGCGCCTTCCTGGGCCGGATGAAGCCCACCGCCTACCTCATCAACACAGCCCGGGGCGACGTGGTGGACTCCGAGGCGCTGCGCTGTGCCCTCCTGGAGGGGCGTCTGGCCGGGGCCGGCATCGACACCCTCTCCCCGGAGCCGGTGCCAAGGGACCATCCCCTCATTGATATCCCGGAGGAGCTGCGGGACAGGATTGTCTACTCGCCCCACATTGCCGGCGTCACCCGCACCTTTTTCCGGAAGGGCCATCGGATTCTGTGGGAGAATGTGGCCCGCGTTGCCGCCGGAGAGCGGCCGGAACACATTGTCAACGGCCTGTAG
- a CDS encoding AAA family ATPase: MDKSKKDEIILQQLDVIRTMSEHNLSRMGTDFWGSPLPVRKEEDQPGSAASTGNDDTKAPPAEDAAPPEKIEDLQAELDGYIGLAAVKKEVKNLINMVTVYKLRRDNGLPTTDLSLHMVFSGNPGTGKTTIARIMARIYHSLGILSKGQLVEVDRSGLVAGYVGQTALKTSKVIDSALGGVLFIDEAYALNGRAENDFGQEAIDTILKAMEDHRDDLVVIVAGYDGLMDAFIHSNPGLESRFNRFLHFDDYSVDEMLEIFKMQCNKGCYELGDGVEQQLREFIAEENTNSISFGNARGVRNLFERILVNQANRLAALDTVTREDLMKITTRDVALARGLEEESCAAQEGTPDTPEGREMAQESKLDTPPSGGLGEDLK, encoded by the coding sequence TTGGACAAGAGCAAAAAAGATGAGATCATCCTCCAGCAGTTAGACGTTATCCGCACCATGTCGGAGCACAATCTGAGCCGGATGGGCACCGACTTTTGGGGCAGCCCCCTGCCGGTGCGGAAGGAGGAGGACCAGCCAGGCTCCGCCGCCTCCACCGGCAACGACGACACCAAGGCGCCTCCGGCGGAAGATGCGGCGCCGCCGGAGAAGATCGAGGACCTCCAGGCAGAGCTGGACGGCTACATTGGCCTTGCCGCCGTGAAAAAAGAGGTTAAAAACCTCATCAACATGGTGACGGTTTACAAGCTGCGCCGGGACAACGGCCTGCCCACCACCGACCTCTCCCTCCACATGGTGTTCTCCGGCAACCCCGGCACCGGCAAGACCACCATCGCCCGGATCATGGCCCGTATCTACCACTCCCTGGGCATCCTCTCCAAGGGCCAGCTGGTGGAGGTGGACCGCAGCGGGCTGGTGGCGGGCTATGTGGGCCAGACGGCCCTGAAGACCAGCAAGGTGATCGACTCCGCCTTGGGCGGCGTGCTGTTCATCGACGAAGCGTATGCCCTCAACGGGCGGGCGGAGAACGACTTCGGCCAGGAGGCCATCGACACCATCCTGAAGGCCATGGAGGACCACCGGGACGACCTGGTGGTCATTGTGGCGGGCTACGACGGATTGATGGACGCGTTCATCCACTCCAACCCCGGGCTGGAATCCCGGTTCAACCGCTTTCTCCACTTTGACGACTACAGCGTGGACGAGATGCTGGAGATTTTCAAGATGCAGTGCAACAAGGGCTGTTATGAGCTGGGCGACGGCGTGGAGCAGCAGCTCCGGGAGTTCATCGCCGAGGAAAATACCAATTCCATCTCCTTCGGCAACGCCCGGGGCGTGCGCAACCTCTTTGAACGCATTTTGGTAAATCAGGCCAACCGTCTGGCCGCCCTGGACACGGTGACCCGGGAGGACCTGATGAAGATTACCACCCGGGATGTGGCGTTGGCCCGGGGGCTGGAGGAGGAGAGCTGTGCGGCCCAGGAAGGCACTCCGGATACACCGGAAGGGCGGGAGATGGCCCAGGAAAGCAAGCTGGATACGCCGCCCTCCGGCGGCTTAGGGGAGGATTTGAAATGA
- a CDS encoding Gx transporter family protein has translation MKCSTRQLTLCAVLTALALALSYLENFLPLTLLIPLPGIKLGLANIVTVFALYALGPAQAFAILLCRCFLGALFAGNASALIFSLLGGVCAMAVMSILCRSRLLSVFGVSMGGAAAHNCGQVAAAVLTLGNSAPLYYLPILLAAALASGALNGFIASLLFRAVAHTDLLAGQE, from the coding sequence ATGAAGTGTTCCACCCGTCAGCTGACCTTATGCGCGGTGCTCACCGCCCTGGCGCTGGCCCTCTCCTACCTGGAGAACTTTCTGCCCCTGACTCTTCTGATCCCCCTGCCGGGAATCAAGCTGGGCCTTGCCAACATCGTCACCGTGTTCGCCCTCTACGCCTTAGGTCCGGCCCAGGCCTTTGCCATACTGCTGTGCCGGTGCTTTTTGGGCGCTCTCTTCGCCGGAAACGCCTCCGCCCTGATCTTCTCCCTCCTGGGCGGCGTCTGCGCCATGGCGGTGATGAGCATTCTCTGCCGCAGCCGCCTGCTCTCGGTGTTCGGCGTCTCCATGGGCGGCGCTGCAGCCCACAACTGCGGCCAGGTGGCGGCAGCCGTTTTGACCCTGGGCAACTCAGCTCCACTTTATTACCTGCCGATTCTGCTGGCGGCGGCCCTGGCCTCCGGCGCGCTGAACGGCTTCATCGCATCGCTGCTGTTCCGCGCCGTGGCCCATACGGACCTGTTGGCGGGACAGGAGTGA
- a CDS encoding NusG domain II-containing protein, producing the protein MSMKRSPKLKPSPWDILVAAAVLALAVACGAAVWSRGSSISLTAVVSIEGTETERVSLASSARRTYSSNGYTLEVEFCPGGETGVRVRSSDCPSQDCVHTGTITRSGQSIVCLPARISIQLVGDASSGADAVIG; encoded by the coding sequence ATGTCTATGAAACGCTCTCCTAAGCTGAAGCCCAGTCCTTGGGACATCCTGGTGGCGGCGGCGGTTCTGGCGCTTGCCGTGGCCTGCGGCGCGGCGGTGTGGAGCCGGGGTTCCAGCATCTCGCTGACGGCCGTTGTGTCCATCGAGGGCACGGAGACAGAACGCGTCAGCCTTGCCTCCAGCGCCCGGCGCACTTATTCCAGCAACGGCTACACCCTGGAGGTGGAGTTCTGCCCCGGCGGCGAGACCGGCGTCCGGGTGCGCTCCTCCGACTGCCCCAGCCAGGACTGCGTCCACACCGGAACCATCACCCGGAGCGGCCAGAGCATCGTGTGCCTGCCCGCCCGGATCAGCATCCAGCTGGTGGGGGATGCCTCCTCCGGGGCGGACGCGGTCATCGGATAG
- a CDS encoding FAD:protein FMN transferase, giving the protein MKQFLAFLLPLLLLSGCAETEGGPQTAQIFAMDTVMDFTVYGPSAAEAIGASTQEIQRLEQLLSRTIETSEVSRLNASAGKEEETTEEVSSLLKEAVRLSASTGGAFDITVAPLASAWGFTEAEYRVPTKEEIGRLLPLVDSSRIRITGQQVELPDGAAIDLGGIAKGYASDQVARTLQAHGVESAIISLGGNVYAKGAKPGGDPWRVAVRDPGDPADYVGMLLLEDAYAVTSGGYQRYFEQAGHIYHHIIDPSTGYPADSGLTSVTVISSSGTVCDALSTALFVLGEQGAVDLWDGADWDRGFDMVLVTEDGRVLITEGLADRFEPKEGSAYVYETLS; this is encoded by the coding sequence ATGAAACAATTTCTCGCTTTTCTTTTGCCCCTTCTGCTGCTCTCCGGCTGCGCTGAAACGGAGGGCGGCCCTCAGACCGCTCAGATCTTTGCCATGGATACGGTCATGGATTTCACCGTTTACGGCCCCTCCGCCGCCGAAGCCATCGGCGCCTCCACCCAGGAGATTCAGCGGCTGGAGCAGCTTCTCTCCCGCACCATCGAAACCAGCGAGGTCTCCCGCCTCAATGCATCCGCCGGAAAGGAGGAGGAGACCACCGAAGAGGTCTCTTCACTGCTGAAGGAGGCGGTCCGGCTCAGCGCCTCCACCGGCGGCGCCTTTGACATCACCGTAGCCCCGCTGGCCTCTGCCTGGGGATTTACGGAAGCGGAGTACCGCGTCCCAACCAAGGAGGAGATCGGCCGGCTGCTGCCTTTGGTGGACAGCAGCCGCATCCGCATCACGGGGCAGCAGGTGGAGCTGCCGGACGGCGCGGCCATCGACCTGGGCGGCATCGCCAAGGGCTATGCCTCGGACCAGGTGGCCCGCACCCTACAGGCCCACGGAGTGGAAAGTGCCATTATTTCCTTGGGCGGCAATGTCTACGCCAAGGGCGCCAAGCCCGGCGGCGACCCCTGGCGCGTGGCGGTCCGGGACCCCGGCGATCCGGCGGACTATGTGGGCATGCTGCTTTTAGAGGATGCCTACGCCGTCACCTCCGGCGGGTATCAGCGCTATTTTGAACAGGCTGGGCACATCTATCACCACATCATCGATCCCTCCACCGGCTACCCGGCGGACAGCGGCCTCACCTCCGTCACCGTGATCAGCAGCAGCGGCACGGTCTGCGACGCTCTGTCCACGGCGCTCTTTGTCCTGGGCGAGCAAGGGGCCGTGGACCTTTGGGACGGGGCGGACTGGGACCGGGGGTTCGACATGGTACTGGTGACGGAGGACGGCCGAGTGCTGATTACGGAGGGCCTCGCAGATCGCTTTGAACCAAAGGAGGGCAGTGCCTATGTCTATGAAACGCTCTCCTAA
- a CDS encoding DUF4127 family protein → MKKLLCLLLTLLLTGCGGEPVSYPDQAPSSGTVAYVPLDDRPVNSDRAVYLAQSLGFEILLPDQGLYHTSLDGQERNPSGTAYGDRGALWQWVAEQDAAGCDLFILSLDQLLSGGLVSSRSMTGSDPILLSDGTALSEEEAVKRFLLPLCADSANQVYLLDTVMRLAPTVGYDGFDLAGYEALRSYGMAERPTLSNNALTICNIVDTYPLSAQSGTVPIPDGLTEGAVEDYLQARERKLRLISSVLDATEDQENIHFLIGVDDSAPSASIQTNELSFLRQAVEGRGAVLSGADEIGMLALCRMYEDVIFQGRLPAVRVRYFGGSEERASSDYDHQPLTEIVDAHLDYLGLTKVSDDSADFELLVLTAPADTSRSGSYCSELIRALRENEKSGLPTALMDAAKNAYGTSFQSKLVKEANLGSLLGYAGFYDLANATGITLANAVARWLCLSLGGSRSAAQEEAFVRTLADSLIKDICYKNDAKIAITQYVKGELGGDPDNFAKTGTSLDAVLPQLNSCLDEACADLILNLNHSNLITSLSPYETAGLSGIGIGAVTLPWQRVFELRMELTVGPFVTPHRKFLFFYT, encoded by the coding sequence ATGAAGAAGCTTCTCTGTCTGCTGCTCACGCTGCTGCTGACCGGCTGCGGCGGTGAGCCGGTCTCCTATCCCGACCAGGCCCCCTCCTCCGGAACGGTGGCCTACGTTCCTTTAGACGACCGGCCGGTGAATTCGGACCGGGCGGTCTACCTGGCCCAGTCCCTGGGCTTTGAAATTCTGCTGCCGGACCAGGGCCTCTACCACACCAGCCTGGACGGCCAGGAGCGCAATCCCAGCGGCACCGCCTACGGCGACCGGGGCGCCCTGTGGCAGTGGGTGGCGGAGCAGGATGCAGCGGGCTGTGACCTCTTTATCCTGTCGCTGGATCAGCTGCTCTCCGGCGGCCTGGTCAGCTCCCGGTCCATGACCGGCTCCGATCCCATCCTCCTCTCCGACGGCACCGCGCTCAGTGAAGAGGAGGCGGTGAAGCGGTTCCTGCTGCCTCTTTGTGCCGACTCCGCCAACCAGGTCTATCTGCTGGACACGGTGATGCGGCTGGCACCCACCGTGGGGTATGACGGGTTTGATCTGGCCGGCTATGAGGCCCTGCGCTCCTACGGCATGGCGGAGCGCCCCACCCTCAGCAACAATGCGCTGACCATCTGCAACATCGTCGACACCTATCCCCTTTCCGCCCAGTCCGGCACGGTGCCCATACCCGACGGCCTGACTGAGGGCGCGGTGGAGGACTACCTCCAAGCCCGGGAGCGAAAACTCCGGCTCATTTCCTCCGTCCTTGACGCCACAGAGGATCAGGAAAACATCCATTTCCTCATCGGCGTGGACGACTCCGCCCCCTCGGCCAGCATACAGACCAACGAACTCAGCTTTCTGCGCCAGGCCGTGGAGGGCCGGGGCGCGGTGCTCTCCGGTGCCGACGAGATCGGTATGCTGGCCCTGTGCCGCATGTACGAGGACGTCATCTTCCAGGGGCGGCTGCCTGCGGTCCGGGTGCGTTATTTCGGCGGCAGCGAGGAGCGCGCTTCCAGCGACTACGACCATCAGCCCCTGACGGAGATCGTGGACGCCCACCTCGATTACCTGGGCCTCACCAAAGTTTCGGACGATTCAGCCGACTTTGAGCTCCTGGTGCTCACCGCCCCGGCGGATACGTCCAGGAGCGGCAGCTACTGCAGCGAGCTGATCCGCGCGCTGCGGGAAAATGAAAAAAGCGGCCTCCCCACCGCGTTGATGGACGCGGCCAAAAACGCCTACGGCACCTCATTCCAAAGCAAGCTGGTCAAAGAGGCCAACCTGGGGTCGCTCTTGGGTTACGCCGGATTTTACGACCTGGCCAACGCCACCGGCATCACGCTGGCCAACGCCGTGGCCCGGTGGCTGTGCCTCAGCTTGGGCGGCAGCCGCAGCGCCGCCCAGGAGGAGGCCTTTGTCCGTACCCTGGCCGACTCCCTCATCAAGGACATCTGCTACAAAAACGATGCAAAGATCGCCATCACCCAATACGTCAAAGGCGAGTTGGGCGGCGATCCGGACAACTTTGCCAAAACCGGAACCTCTTTGGATGCAGTGCTGCCCCAGCTGAACTCCTGCCTGGATGAGGCCTGTGCCGACCTGATCCTCAACTTGAACCACAGCAACCTCATCACCTCCCTGTCCCCCTACGAGACGGCGGGGCTCAGCGGCATCGGCATCGGAGCCGTCACCCTGCCCTGGCAGCGGGTCTTTGAGCTCCGCATGGAGCTCACTGTGGGTCCCTTTGTGACGCCACACCGGAAATTCCTCTTTTTCTACACCTGA
- a CDS encoding YbaB/EbfC family nucleoid-associated protein, whose protein sequence is MSYSARRGFSNGSMKPTGAQRQQEMQEKIQQMQEEMAKAQSQVEEAEFSASVGGGVVSAKVNGKKEVLSVTIQPDAVDPEDVEMLQDLVVSAVNEALRQADEAMQNSMARATGGLNLGAFGL, encoded by the coding sequence ATGTCATACAGCGCACGCCGCGGCTTCAGCAACGGCAGTATGAAACCAACCGGCGCCCAGCGCCAGCAGGAAATGCAGGAAAAGATCCAGCAGATGCAGGAGGAGATGGCCAAGGCTCAGTCCCAGGTGGAGGAGGCAGAGTTCTCCGCCAGCGTGGGCGGCGGCGTGGTCAGTGCCAAGGTCAACGGCAAGAAGGAAGTGCTCTCCGTGACCATCCAGCCCGACGCCGTGGATCCCGAAGATGTGGAGATGCTTCAGGATTTGGTGGTCTCTGCCGTGAACGAAGCGCTGCGCCAGGCGGACGAGGCCATGCAAAACAGCATGGCCCGGGCAACGGGCGGACTGAACTTAGGGGCTTTCGGCCTGTAA
- the dnaX gene encoding DNA polymerase III subunit gamma/tau has product MYQALYRKWRPKTFSDVVGQSHITQTLQKQVCEGRTSHAYLFTGTRGTGKTTCAKILAKAVNCEHPVNGDPCNECASCKGIENGSFLDVLELDAASNNGVDQVRALRDEAIYTPAQVKKRVYIVDEVHMLSTPAFNALLKILEEPPEHLMFILATTELHKVPATILSRCQRFSFKRITPKDIEQRLLYVAGQEQIDLTGDGAELLSRLSDGALRDALSLLDQCAASGGTVDSDAVLEVLGLAGNLQTARMMDCILRKDAKSALLLLNQLYGSGKDVGAVLGELSTLTRDLLLRKTAPEGGAALLSGGYDSRTLDALDKTASARQLIYLATTLQETTANLLRSANRRTDAELCLLRLCDESLTGDLTALCARMDRLEERVRQMPAVLQTSLSRAAPSAPPNPGTAPETNIAPPVPEAPDGVPPAYDPPPWEEPSAQTVVEERPPLPEEPPIVPQEPDAPQTKAAPPSGANVWWQRLAEECKGQLPAMNRVYLDKVTGTLDGGLLTVTCPDELTKGRLDTDRVRGVLIAQAAELAGKPVRLTFVLGQTAEPSPEERMKNLIDFGSKFDSFQIK; this is encoded by the coding sequence ATGTATCAGGCGCTGTACCGCAAATGGCGGCCCAAGACCTTTTCCGACGTGGTGGGCCAGTCCCACATTACCCAGACGCTGCAAAAGCAGGTCTGTGAAGGCCGCACCTCCCACGCCTACCTGTTTACCGGCACCCGGGGCACGGGAAAAACCACCTGTGCCAAAATCCTGGCCAAGGCGGTCAACTGCGAGCATCCGGTAAACGGCGACCCCTGCAATGAGTGCGCCTCCTGCAAAGGGATCGAGAACGGCAGCTTTTTGGACGTTCTGGAGCTGGACGCCGCCTCCAACAACGGCGTGGATCAGGTCCGCGCCCTGCGGGACGAGGCCATCTACACCCCGGCCCAGGTGAAAAAGCGGGTCTACATCGTGGACGAGGTGCACATGCTGTCCACTCCGGCCTTCAACGCGCTGCTGAAAATTCTGGAGGAGCCCCCGGAGCATCTGATGTTCATCCTGGCCACCACGGAGCTCCACAAGGTGCCGGCCACCATTCTTTCCCGGTGCCAGCGGTTTTCCTTTAAGCGCATCACGCCAAAAGACATTGAACAGCGCCTCCTCTATGTGGCGGGCCAGGAGCAGATCGATCTGACCGGCGACGGCGCCGAGCTGCTGTCCCGGCTCTCCGACGGCGCGCTGCGGGACGCGCTCTCCCTGCTGGACCAGTGCGCGGCCTCCGGAGGCACCGTGGACTCCGATGCCGTACTGGAGGTGCTGGGGCTGGCCGGCAACCTTCAGACCGCCCGGATGATGGACTGCATCCTCCGTAAAGACGCCAAGTCGGCCCTGCTGCTGCTGAACCAGCTGTACGGCAGCGGCAAGGATGTGGGCGCCGTTTTGGGCGAACTCTCCACCCTGACCCGGGATCTTTTGCTGCGCAAGACCGCGCCCGAGGGCGGCGCCGCGCTGCTCTCCGGCGGATACGACAGCCGCACCCTGGACGCGCTGGACAAAACCGCCTCCGCCCGGCAGCTCATCTATCTGGCCACCACGCTGCAGGAGACCACGGCCAATTTGCTGCGCAGCGCCAACCGCCGCACGGACGCGGAGCTGTGCCTGCTGCGGCTTTGTGACGAGTCGTTGACCGGAGACCTGACCGCGCTTTGCGCCCGGATGGACCGGCTGGAGGAGCGGGTCCGGCAGATGCCTGCCGTTTTGCAGACCTCCCTCTCCCGCGCCGCGCCGTCTGCCCCGCCAAACCCGGGGACCGCTCCGGAAACGAATATTGCCCCGCCTGTCCCGGAGGCTCCGGATGGTGTTCCGCCTGCCTATGATCCCCCGCCCTGGGAAGAACCATCGGCTCAGACAGTGGTAGAGGAGCGTCCTCCCCTTCCGGAGGAACCGCCCATTGTCCCGCAGGAGCCTGACGCGCCTCAAACGAAAGCCGCTCCCCCCTCCGGTGCCAATGTCTGGTGGCAGCGTTTGGCGGAGGAGTGTAAGGGCCAGCTGCCCGCCATGAACCGGGTCTATTTGGACAAGGTCACAGGCACTTTAGACGGCGGCCTTTTGACGGTGACCTGCCCCGACGAGCTAACAAAGGGCCGGCTGGACACGGACCGGGTCCGGGGCGTGCTCATTGCCCAGGCCGCAGAGCTTGCGGGAAAGCCGGTGCGGCTGACCTTTGTCCTTGGCCAGACCGCCGAACCCTCCCCGGAGGAGCGGATGAAGAATTTGATTGACTTCGGAAGCAAGTTTGACAGCTTCCAGATTAAGTAA
- a CDS encoding DUF3841 domain-containing protein, whose product MGKCRVWTKQHKSVWEQLERYGRYTVKREYVALALEEHTDLVLEAYDWLVRNSPDASSRPADAEYPVWVSYRRDAAMLPDRDSVMLELTIDEKRITPIHVSKWGTILNFSYIPADSGDAKRHSKLLAEYGVSDAKAYLSRFYPEIKEEIVDSWKRLFDDSVHLGSELRYGTIWEVRREWVSRVTR is encoded by the coding sequence ATGGGCAAATGCAGGGTGTGGACCAAGCAGCATAAAAGCGTATGGGAGCAGTTGGAGCGTTACGGGCGCTACACAGTAAAACGGGAGTATGTGGCCCTGGCCCTGGAAGAACACACGGACCTTGTGTTAGAGGCCTACGACTGGCTGGTGCGCAACAGCCCCGACGCGTCCTCCCGTCCCGCCGACGCGGAGTACCCGGTATGGGTCTCCTACCGCCGGGACGCCGCCATGCTGCCGGACCGGGACAGCGTGATGCTGGAGCTGACCATAGACGAGAAACGCATCACCCCCATCCACGTCTCAAAGTGGGGGACGATCCTCAACTTTTCCTATATCCCCGCCGACAGCGGGGATGCAAAGCGCCATTCGAAGCTGTTGGCAGAGTACGGCGTCAGCGACGCAAAGGCCTATCTGTCCCGGTTTTACCCTGAGATCAAGGAGGAAATCGTGGACAGCTGGAAACGCCTGTTTGACGACAGCGTGCATTTGGGCAGCGAGCTCAGGTACGGAACCATCTGGGAGGTGAGGCGCGAATGGGTCAGCCGTGTGACACGATAA